A genomic segment from Pectinophora gossypiella chromosome 3, ilPecGoss1.1, whole genome shotgun sequence encodes:
- the LOC126381149 gene encoding COMM domain-containing protein 2-like, protein MIIFLSDLQKEHLSLLHQHSTQVLVDFCKLAIEYLNNGSNGKKYAVAAEKLNVALPMIQNVVHALVYLIVEACKHNLSDGDFKSSLALAGFSSEQQEVLLKLYVTKKTELSGALYLLQQKDPSYQDLRWRFEIQVASRHCEEQIKPMVAVDFILMTPKHFGQNKDEKGKDIDSINESKCTSPVHINSNIRDSKTASQCQNIINHVLLQLDLPNLINLTNKLDQALKESKSQHVRKVQRAL, encoded by the exons ATGATAATTTTTCTCAGTGATTTGCAAAAGGAACACCTTAGTCTACTTCACCAACATTCCACACAAG tTTTGGTCGACTTCTGTAAGCTTGCCATAGAGTATTTGAATAATGGGAGTAACGGTAAAAAGTATGCTGTTGCTGCAG aaaaaCTAAATGTTGCTCTACCTATGATACAAAATGTGGTCCATGCTTTAGTGTACCTCATTGTAGAAGCATGTAAACATAAC ttATCAGATGGTGACTTCAAGTCTTCCCTAGCATTAGCTGGTTTCTCTTCAGAACAACAGGAGGTTCTGCTCAAATTGTATGTGACAAAGAAAACTGAGCTATCTGGAGCTTTATACCTTTTACAACAGAAAGACCCCTCATACCAGGACCTTAGATGGAGGTTTGAAATCCAG GTGGCGTCAAGACATTGCGAAGAACAAATAAAGCCAATGGTTGCAGTAGATTTTATACTAATGACTCCGAAACATTTTGGACAGAATAAAGATGAAAAGGGAAAGGATATCGACTCAATCAATGAAAGTAAATGCACATCGCCTGTACACATTAACTCCAATATACGAGACTCGAAGACGGCCAGTCAATGCCAGAATATTATAAATCATGTGCTACTACAGCTAGACTTACCAAACTTAATAAATCTTACCAATAAATTAGACCAAGCTTTGAAAGAATCCAAGAGTCAACATGTACGTAAAGTTCAAAGAGCATTGTAG